The candidate division WOR-3 bacterium genome window below encodes:
- a CDS encoding glucose-1-phosphate thymidylyltransferase, which yields MKCLVLCGGKGTRLKPLTFTIPKQLVPVANRPILHFVLDNIIKSGLSNIGIIIAPETGDLIKESVADYERKILGEQRVSFTFIIQEEPKGLAHAVKVARDFLADEPFLMYLGDNLIGEDLKEFIRRFNQLGVDALLLLKEVSNPSQFGIATLNQKGEIVELVEKPQMPKSNLALVGVYLFSPAIHQAIEMIKPSARGELEITDAIARLLEDKRKVHAHILDKWWLDTGKKDSLLEANRTILEQLIERKIEGDVFQSQISGKVEIGKGGEVRNSEINGPVVIGQNTKIINSQIGPFTAIAEDCVIEDSTIEYSIILKGTKIKEINRMAESLIGRNVRIEKNQKTHQCLRLLISDDSEIEV from the coding sequence ATGAAATGCCTGGTCCTCTGCGGTGGTAAGGGGACGAGGTTAAAGCCTTTGACCTTTACCATCCCGAAACAACTGGTGCCGGTGGCGAACCGGCCCATTCTCCATTTCGTCTTAGACAATATCATCAAAAGCGGACTTTCTAATATTGGTATCATCATCGCTCCGGAGACCGGCGATTTGATTAAGGAGAGCGTTGCTGATTACGAGAGGAAGATTTTAGGTGAGCAAAGGGTGAGTTTTACCTTCATAATTCAAGAAGAGCCGAAGGGGCTTGCCCATGCAGTAAAGGTGGCAAGGGATTTCTTGGCAGATGAACCTTTCTTGATGTATCTCGGGGATAATCTCATCGGTGAGGATTTGAAGGAGTTTATTAGGAGGTTTAATCAGTTGGGGGTTGATGCCTTGCTCCTTTTGAAGGAAGTTTCTAATCCCAGCCAATTTGGTATCGCCACCCTTAATCAAAAAGGGGAGATTGTGGAATTGGTAGAGAAACCGCAAATGCCGAAATCAAATTTAGCATTGGTTGGTGTTTACCTCTTTTCCCCGGCGATCCATCAGGCGATTGAGATGATAAAACCATCCGCCCGGGGAGAGTTGGAGATTACCGATGCCATCGCCCGGTTGTTAGAAGACAAAAGGAAGGTGCACGCCCATATCTTAGATAAATGGTGGCTGGATACCGGAAAGAAGGATTCCCTTTTGGAGGCGAACCGAACAATTCTTGAACAATTGATTGAAAGGAAGATTGAAGGAGATGTTTTTCAATCCCAAATCTCGGGTAAAGTGGAGATTGGGAAAGGGGGAGAGGTGAGAAATAGTGAGATTAACGGACCGGTGGTGATTGGGCAGAATACGAAGATTATCAATTCCCAAATTGGTCCTTTTACGGCGATTGCTGAGGATTGTGTAATTGAAGATTCAACGATTGAATATTCTATCATCTTGAAAGGAACGAAAATTAAGGAGATTAATCGGATGGCGGAATCGCTTATCGGCCGGAATGTGCGGATTGAAAAGAATCAGAAAACTCACCAATGTCTCCGCCTTTTAATCTCTGACGATTCCGAGATTGAGGTATGA